A window from Fragaria vesca subsp. vesca linkage group LG5, FraVesHawaii_1.0, whole genome shotgun sequence encodes these proteins:
- the LOC101297729 gene encoding uncharacterized protein LOC101297729 isoform 1, producing MDTKKFMQLVEEKKRRALEKKEAPLKWEQKLEAAAKAKADAEAKARKLKSLKHKRRSVSDSDSDSSIDDRRKSSKRSHKKHKKRPHSDSSDSEKKEKRSRRKPKRYSSGASSGDVSDGYESGYEGDKKRKKRSHKRHRVYESRSESGVSGSSSDENDERVKKSHVRHHRRHRRAGSDLLDFSDDEQRKIRRSHAKHPKHHRQLKSASDSSSCEDGEIRRKDRVKHHKRHRRSDSVDSRSSESDSYRRDRRSRSLGKSSDDNHDQAGKHMKDKRDGHHHHHHRRHHNHRLEEKDNYPEDSVKPNGKRIEDLGRNGATDINDAPDDQNV from the coding sequence ATGGACACCAAGAAATTCATGCAACTGGTCGAGGAGAAAAAGAGGAGAGCTTTGGAGAAGAAAGAAGCCCCTTTGAAATGGGAGCAGAAACTAGAAGCTGCTGCCAAGGCAAAAGCTGATGCTGAAGCCAAAGCGAGGAAGTTGAAATCTTTGAAGCATAAGAGAAGGTCTGTGTCAGACTCTGATTCCGATAGCAGCATTGATGATAGGAGAAAATCAAGTAAAAGGAGTCACAAGAAGCACAAGAAACGCCCTCACTCAGACTCAAGTGACAGCGAAAAGAAAGAAAAGAGATCCAGAAGGAAGCCAAAGAGATATTCCTCGGGGGCCTCAAGTGGCGACGTCAGTGATGGATATGAGAGTGGCTATGAAGGAGATAAGAAGAGGAAGAAGCGAAGCCACAAAAGGCACAGGGTTTACGAATCCAGGTCAGAATCTGGTGTTTCTGGTTCTTCAAGTGATGAAAATGATGAGAGAGTCAAGAAAAGTCATGTGAGGCACCACAGGCGCCATAGGAGGGCAGGTTCTGATCTTTTGGATTTTAGTGATGATGAACAGAGAAAAATCAGAAGAAGTCATGCAAAGCACCCTAAACACCATCGACAATTGAAATCTGCTTCTGATTCTTCAAGTTGTGAGGACGGTGAGATTAGAAGGAAAGATCGTGTAAAGCACCATAAACGTCATAGGCGTTCAGATAGTGTTGATTCAAGGTCATCAGAGTCGGATTCTTATAGGCGTGACAGAAGGAGCAGATCTTTGGGGAAGTCATCGGATGACAACCATGATCAAGCAGGTAAACATATGAAGGACAAGAGAGATGGTCATCATCACCACCATCACAGACGTCATCACAACCATCGCTTAGAGGAGAAGGATAACTATCCTGAGGATTCAGTTAAGCCTAATGGAAAGCGCATCGAAGATCTTGGTAGAAATGGAGCTACTGACATTAATGATGCTCCTGATGATCAAAATGTCTAA
- the LOC101298222 gene encoding uncharacterized protein LOC101298222 — translation MNTTSFMDKQIMDLSHGSSQNNNDFLDLMNNSQEEEHQVGRGNGLTKKEEILPNYDFHPIRPITGVSSHSQNFDATPNLGGGGVSTMSNSNTNAPVRNYGSVDSLKPAKDIVEKDRNAPDATVISEIDQTMKKYADNLLQVMEGISARLTQLESRTCHLENSVDDLKVSVGNNHGNADGKMRQLENILRDVQTGVQDLKDKQSIVEAQLQLGKIQISNPKVDPQLESRNALNVDSGQTVATAPQQSYQQLPAVNVPPSFPAVSPPNAPPPPTLQSVPPSIQHPNQYSQSQIPPVPQRDPYFPAAPGQTQETPNQQYQLPAGQQSLPPPTVPPHQQFQPTSQPQYPQPPPQLPQQHHSLPPVNHSQVQPTLGHHAEETPYAPSQTYPPSLRQPPSQTPTGLPPSQQYYNPTSNVYEPPSSRPNSGFSSGYGPPSGLNEPYHYGGSPSQYGGTSSMKPQLSSATSQSQSGGSGYPQLPTARVLPHAVPTPSGVSDRSGSAGTGNKVPIDDVIDRVTSMGFPRDHVRATVRKLTDNGQAVDLNVVLDKLMNDGDVQPPRGWFGR, via the exons ATGAATACTACATCCTTCATGGACAAGCAGATAATGGACCTGTCACATGGATCGTCACAGAACAACAACGACTTCCTTGACCTGATGAACAATTCCCAAGAGGAAGAGCACCAGGTGGGCCGTGGAAATGGGCTTACCAAGAAGGAAGAGATCTTGCCCAACTATGATTTCCATCCCATCCGTCCCATCACTGGAGTCTCCTCGCACTCCCAAAATTTTGATGCTACACCTAATCTTGGAGGTGGAGGAGTATCCACTATGTCCAACTCCAACACCAATGCTCCTGTCAGA AATTATGGTTCTGTGGATTCCCTTAAACCAGCAAAAGATATTGTGGAGAAGGACCGAAATGCTCCTGATGCTACAGTTATATCAGAGATTGACCAGACCATGAAGAAGTATGCTGATAATTTACTTCAAGTTATGGAAGGTATTAGTGCACGACTAACACAACTTGAGAGCAGAACCTGCCACCTTGAGAATTCTGTGGATGATTTGAAGGTATCTGTGGGAAACAATCATGGAAATGCTGATGGAAAGATGAGACAATTGGAGAATATCCTTAGAGAT GTGCAAACAGGTGTTCAGGATTTGAAGGATAAGCAATCAATAGTAGAGGCTCAGCTGCAGCTTGGGAAGATACAGATTTCCAATCCCAAGGTAGATCCTCAATTGGAATCTCGGAATGCTTTGAATGTGGATTCTGGGCAGACAGTAGCCACTGCTCCTCAACAATCTTACCAACAGCTTCCTGCTGTGAACGTTCCACCATCATTTCCTGCTGTCTCTCCACCAAATGCTCCTCCACCGCCTACGCTTCAAAGCGTACCACCTTCAATTCAGCATCCAAATCAGTACTCCCAGAGTCAGATCCCTCCTGTTCCTCAGCGAGACCCCTATTTCCCAGCTGCACCTGGTCAAACTCAAGAAACTCCAAATCAGCAATACCAATTACCTGCAGGTCAGCAGTCACTCCCGCCTCCTACGGTACCTCCACATCAACAATTTCAGCCTACCAGTCAACCACAGTATCCTCAGCCACCGCCCCAGCTTCCTCAACAGCACCATTCACTTCCACCTGTTAATCACTCTCAAGTCCAGCCTACCCTAGGCCACCATGCTGAAGAAACTCCTTATGCTCCTTCCCAGACTTACCCACCCAGTCTTCGCCAGCCACCTTCTCAGACACCTACTGGGCTCCCTCCCTCCCAACAATACTATAATCCAACATCCAATGTATATGAACCACCATCTAGCAGACCTAATTCAGGGTTTTCCTCTGGGTATGGCCCTCCATCTGGGCTTAATGAACCATATCATTATGGTGGATCACCTTCACAATATGGTGGTACCTCCTCAATGAAGCCACAACTCTCATCTGCTACTTCTCAAAGTCAAAGTGGAGGAAGTGGTTACCCACAGCTCCCAACAGCTAGGGTATTACCACATGCAGTGCCTACCCCCTCTGGTGTAAGTGATCGATCAGGTTCTGCTGGGACTGGAAACAAGGTTCCTATTGATGATGTCATTGACAGAGTGACAAGCATGGGCTTCCCAAGAGACCATGTGAGGGCGACAGTTCGGAAGCTAACAGACAATGGTCAGGCGGTTGACCTGAATGTGGTGCTGGATAAGCTGATGAATGATGGGGATGTCCAGCCACCTAGAGGTTGGTTTGGTCGGTAG
- the LOC101307120 gene encoding uncharacterized protein LOC101307120: MDTKKFMQLVDEKKRRALEKKEAPLKWEQKLEAAAKAKADAEAKARKLKSSKHKRRSVSDSDSDSGIDDRRKSSKRTHKKHKKRPHSDSSDSGKKEKRSRRKPKRYSSCSSDDSSDGFESGYEGDKKRKKRSHKRHRVYDSRSESGAFDSSSDDNDEKVKRSHGRHHMRNRRADSDLSDSSDDEQRRIKRSHAKHPKHHQQLKSAFDSSSCEDGEIRRKNRANYHKCHRRSNSVDSRSSESDSYRCDRRSRSLGKSSDDNHDQAGKHMKDKRDGHHHHRHRRHHNHRLEEKVHNPEDSVKPNGKRIDDLGRNGATHINDAPDD; this comes from the coding sequence ATGGACACCAAGAAGTTCATGCAACTGGTCGACGAGAAAAAGAGGAGAGCTTTGGAGAAGAAAGAAGCCCCTTTGAAATGGGAGCAGAAACTAGAAGCTGCTGCCAAGGCAAAAGCTGATGCTGAAGCCAAAGCGAGGAAGTTGAAATCTTCGAAGCATAAGAGAAGATCTGTGTCAGACTCTGATTCTGATAGTGGCATTGATGATAGGAGAAAATCAAGTAAAAGGACTCACAAGAAGCACAAGAAACGCCCTCACTCAGACTCAAGTGATAGCGGAAAAAAGGAAAAGAGATCCAGAAGGAAGCCAAAAAGATATTCCTCGTGCTCAAGTGATGACAGCAGTGACGGATTTGAGAGTGGCTATGAAGGAGATAAGAAGAGGAAGAAGCGAAGCCACAAAAGGCACAGGGTTTACGATTCCAGGTCAGAATCTGGTGCTTTTGATTCTTCAAGTGATGACAATGATGAGAAAGTCAAGAGAAGTCATGGGAGGCACCACATGCGTAATAGGAGGGCAGATTCTGATCTTTCGGATTCTAGTGATGATGAACAGAGAAGAATCAAAAGAAGTCATGCAAAGCACCCTAAACACCATCAACAGTTGAAATCTGCTTTTGATTCTTCAAGTTGTGAGGACGGTGAGATTAGAAGGAAAAATCGTGCAAATTACCATAAATGTCATAGGCGATCAAATAGTGTTGATTCAAGGTCATCAGAGTCGGATTCTTATAGGTGTGACAGAAGGAGCAGATCTTTAGGGAAGTCATCAGATGACAACCATGATCAAGCAGGCAAACATATGAAGGACAAGAGAGATGGCCATCATCACCACCGTCACAGACGTCATCACAACCATCGCTTAGAGGAGAAGGTTCACAACCCTGAGGATTCAGTTAAGCCCAATGGAAAGCGCATTGATGATCTTGGTAGAAATGGAGCTACACACATTAATGATGCTCCTGATGATTGA
- the LOC101298515 gene encoding fruit protein pKIWI502-like, giving the protein MSFTISHAPLAPHAHLSPSLPPMSILRRLNPSRLTLRLHRRRLATVAAAVRQDTTLWTPAPLSRVEPAAESLFHVRVDLSDAPDLASSYTRPGQYLQLRVPDVEKPSFLAIASPPALAAKGVFEFLVKSVEGSIAELLCGMKKGDVVELTQAMGKGFEIDQIPPENYPTVLIFATGSGISPIRSLIESGFNADKRSDVKLFYGARNLDRMAYQDRFKDWEASGVNIVPVLSQPQDGWTGQSGYVQAAFSRAKQAYNPLSTAAVLCGQKQMAEEVTSILLADGVASEKILKNF; this is encoded by the exons ATGTCATTTACAATCTCCCACGCTCCGTTGGCGCCTCATGCGCACCTTAGCCCCTCCCTCCCTCCCATGTCTATCCTACGCCGCCTCAACCCCTCCCGCCTAACCCTCCGCCTCCACCGCCGCCGCCTCGCCACCGTCGCCGCCGCCGTACGCCAGGACACCACTCTCTGGACCCCGGCCCCGCTCTCCCGCGTTGAGCCCGCCGCCGAGTCGCTGTTCCACGTCCGCGTCGACCTGTCCGACGCGCCCGACCTCGCGTCCTCCTACACGCGCCCCGGGCAGTACCTCCAGCTGCGCGTCCCGGACGTCGAGAAGCCCTCGTTCCTGGCCATCGCGTCTCCGCCGGCGCTGGCGGCGAAGGGCGTGTTTGAGTTTTTGGTGAAGAGCGTGGAGGGGTCGATTGCGGAGCTGCTGTGCGGGATGAAGAAGGGAGACGTGGTGGAGCTGACGCAGGCTATGGGGAAAGGCTTCGAAATCGATCAGATCCCGCCGGAGAATTATCCGACGGTTTTGATTTTCGCGACGGGATCTGGAATCAG CCCAATTCGGTCTCTGATTGAATCAGGGTTTAACGCCGATAAGCGATCCGACGTGAAGCTCTTCTATGGGGCCAGAAACCTGGACAGAATGGCTTATCAG GATAGGTTTAAAGACTGGGAAGCTTCAGGTGTAAACATAGTTCCTGTATTATCACAACCACAAGACGGTTGGACTGGACAAAGCGGTTATGTACAG GCTGCTTTTTCTAGAGCCAAGCAAGCTTATAATCCTCTTTCCACCGCTGCTGTTCTCTGTGGGCAGAAACAGATGGCTGAG GAAGTTACCTCCATTCTTTTAGCTGATGGAGTTGCAAGTGAAAAGATACTGAAGAATTTCTAA